One genomic region from Candidatus Xiphinematobacter sp. encodes:
- the groES gene encoding co-chaperone GroES, with the protein MAASNFKPLADRVLVKPSDEKEQVKHGIIIPDSAKEKPQEGKVMALGTGKIDDNGRRIEFTVKVGDTVLISKYGGTEVQLNDEKYLILREDDILGVIGI; encoded by the coding sequence ATGGCAGCTAGTAACTTTAAGCCTCTTGCTGACAGGGTACTTGTAAAACCCAGTGACGAGAAGGAACAAGTGAAACATGGCATCATTATCCCGGACTCGGCCAAGGAAAAGCCACAGGAGGGAAAAGTGATGGCACTTGGGACCGGAAAAATCGACGATAACGGTAGGCGGATTGAGTTTACCGTCAAAGTTGGGGATACGGTTCTCATCTCAAAATATGGTGGTACAGAAGTGCAGCTCAACGATGAAAAGTATCTCATTCTTCGTGAAGATGACATTTTGGGAGTCATTGGTATTTAG
- the rsfS gene encoding ribosome silencing factor, whose amino-acid sequence MTVRESFGVIEACAHAATEKKAENLVLLDLRGISSWTDFFLIGSALSEPQLKAIVSSIRGQLRDRLRLQPLSVSGLPASQWVVIDYGEVVAHLFLKEKRKFYAIENLWRDAPRLKLRE is encoded by the coding sequence GTGACAGTGAGAGAGAGCTTCGGTGTGATAGAGGCTTGTGCCCACGCAGCTACTGAGAAGAAAGCGGAGAATTTGGTGCTCTTAGATTTGCGTGGTATTTCTTCATGGACGGACTTTTTTCTTATTGGGAGTGCACTCTCGGAGCCACAGCTCAAGGCGATTGTTTCCTCCATCCGTGGGCAACTGAGAGATCGTCTCCGGCTGCAACCGTTATCGGTAAGTGGCCTACCTGCTAGCCAATGGGTAGTGATCGACTACGGTGAGGTGGTAGCGCATCTTTTTCTGAAAGAGAAACGGAAATTTTATGCTATTGAAAACCTTTGGCGAGATGCCCCCCGCCTAAAGTTAAGGGAATAA
- a CDS encoding ribonuclease H-like domain-containing protein, with protein MTKDIVYFDLETQRTAGDVGGWNRKQLMKVSLAVIFSTKDENYTIYPEKRVGELVARLQQADMVVGYNILRFDYEVLMGYTILDLPHYLPTLDLMVEVERIVGHRLALDALAQATLGIGKTADGLEAIRWWREGKLLQIAEYCCFDVKVTRLVHEYALQHGELFYVDRFFRKKKISINWHCL; from the coding sequence GTGACAAAGGACATAGTTTACTTCGACTTGGAAACACAGAGGACAGCAGGAGATGTGGGGGGATGGAATCGTAAGCAATTGATGAAGGTATCCCTAGCAGTAATATTTAGTACGAAAGATGAAAACTACACCATTTATCCAGAAAAACGGGTGGGGGAACTGGTCGCACGGCTTCAGCAGGCAGATATGGTAGTCGGCTACAATATCCTCCGTTTTGACTATGAAGTTCTTATGGGGTATACGATTCTAGATCTGCCGCACTATCTGCCGACATTAGATCTAATGGTAGAAGTAGAGAGGATAGTTGGACACCGCTTAGCGCTGGATGCACTGGCTCAGGCGACGTTGGGCATTGGGAAGACAGCCGACGGGCTGGAGGCTATTCGATGGTGGAGGGAAGGGAAACTTCTACAAATTGCGGAGTACTGTTGTTTCGATGTAAAGGTGACCCGCTTAGTACACGAATATGCTCTCCAGCATGGAGAGCTGTTCTATGTAGATCGATTTTTTCGGAAGAAGAAAATTTCCATCAATTGGCACTGCTTGTAG
- the nadD gene encoding nicotinate (nicotinamide) nucleotide adenylyltransferase, with protein sequence MKIGLYGGSFNPVHHGHLILARDALEQLSLDKVIFLLAKVSPFKLSLPSYVPDRFRARLLRVALRGEPGLEWDDCELGRDGPSYTIDTVCQMRRRYPSAEFFYFIGGDHLPTLSSWKEYKTLCRQIRFVVLSRGDVVSEAAFPTLKRRLDISSSEIRARLSQGSSIRYLLPEPVHKILLSSRWYRPCFH encoded by the coding sequence ATGAAGATCGGTCTTTACGGTGGGAGTTTTAATCCTGTCCATCACGGTCACTTAATTTTGGCTCGAGATGCCCTGGAGCAGCTGAGCCTAGATAAGGTGATTTTTCTTCTCGCGAAAGTTTCTCCATTCAAACTCTCCTTGCCCTCCTATGTTCCGGATAGGTTTCGCGCTCGTTTACTTAGAGTCGCCCTTAGAGGAGAGCCTGGATTGGAATGGGATGATTGTGAGTTAGGACGCGATGGTCCTTCCTATACCATTGATACGGTCTGTCAGATGCGAAGGCGCTATCCCTCTGCAGAATTTTTTTACTTCATTGGAGGTGACCACCTTCCCACTTTGTCCTCTTGGAAAGAGTACAAGACGCTGTGTCGTCAGATCCGCTTTGTTGTACTGAGTAGGGGAGATGTTGTCTCCGAAGCTGCTTTTCCTACCCTGAAGAGGAGGCTAGACATTTCCTCTTCAGAGATACGAGCTCGACTTTCTCAAGGATCTTCAATCCGCTACCTACTTCCGGAGCCCGTGCACAAGATATTACTCAGCTCTAGGTGGTATCGACCTTGCTTTCATTAA
- a CDS encoding rubrerythrin translates to MRTFESLNSREILALAISLEEEDARIYRNFADALQPTHPKRASDYGKLGKEESGHRRHLLELYQTLFGVTNIPSIHRRDIRGFISRNPIWLIHPFNAETAAREAETIEAETKRFYELAARNSNDTAVQQLLEDLAEAERSHENSIKQLRQAEEGGTNRTRLFMLQVVQPGLVGLMDGSVSTLAPVFAAALATRRSWETFLVGLAASVGAGISMGFAEALSDDGSLTGRGRPWTRGSVCGLMTILGGIGHTLPYLVIREITIATSIAISVVVVELFTIAWVRHRYMAIPWTSALFQVVAGGLLVFFAGMLIGNA, encoded by the coding sequence ATGAGAACCTTCGAAAGTCTGAATTCCAGAGAAATTCTCGCCCTCGCAATTTCTTTGGAAGAGGAAGATGCAAGAATTTACAGAAACTTTGCAGATGCACTCCAACCCACCCACCCTAAGAGGGCTTCTGACTATGGAAAGCTTGGAAAAGAAGAAAGTGGGCATCGCCGCCATCTCCTAGAACTCTATCAAACACTCTTTGGGGTTACCAATATACCCTCCATTCACCGCCGAGACATTCGAGGCTTTATATCCCGCAATCCAATTTGGCTAATTCATCCATTCAATGCTGAGACGGCCGCACGTGAGGCAGAAACCATCGAAGCGGAAACTAAACGTTTTTATGAACTTGCTGCTCGGAACAGTAATGATACTGCAGTCCAACAACTTCTGGAAGACCTTGCTGAGGCAGAACGCTCTCATGAGAACAGTATTAAACAGCTACGCCAGGCAGAGGAGGGGGGCACGAACCGTACGCGTCTCTTCATGCTGCAAGTGGTTCAGCCAGGGCTTGTTGGACTAATGGATGGCTCCGTCTCCACACTCGCCCCAGTGTTCGCCGCTGCTCTGGCTACACGTAGAAGTTGGGAAACGTTCTTGGTTGGACTTGCTGCCAGTGTGGGTGCCGGAATTAGCATGGGATTTGCAGAGGCCCTTTCCGATGACGGGAGTCTTACTGGCCGAGGCCGACCATGGACCCGTGGAAGTGTCTGTGGGCTTATGACTATCCTTGGTGGCATTGGGCACACTCTTCCCTACTTGGTAATCCGAGAGATCACCATTGCAACCTCCATTGCCATCAGCGTGGTCGTAGTAGAACTTTTTACCATTGCATGGGTCCGGCACAGGTATATGGCTATCCCCTGGACATCAGCGCTTTTCCAGGTGGTTGCTGGGGGGTTACTTGTCTTCTTCGCCGGTATGCTCATTGGAAATGCCTAG
- the groL gene encoding chaperonin GroEL (60 kDa chaperone family; promotes refolding of misfolded polypeptides especially under stressful conditions; forms two stacked rings of heptamers to form a barrel-shaped 14mer; ends can be capped by GroES; misfolded proteins enter the barrel where they are refolded when GroES binds), whose product MAAKQLLFDEEARQALLRGISKLSKAVKATLGPSGRNIILDKKFGSPTITKDGVTVAKEIELEDPYENMGAQLVREVASKTSDLAGDGTTTATVLAEAIYREGLKNVTAGANPTQIQRGIQKAVDALVKEIGQISKKVKDSTEIAQVATVSANWDSTIGQIIADAMEKVGKDGTITVEENKSIETVLEVVEGMQFDKGYLSPYFATNTESMEVALENAYVLIHEKKISSLKDLLPLLEKIAKASRPLLVIAEDVEGEALATLVVNKLRGTLQVAAVKAPGFGDRRKAILEDIAVLTGGRCLTEDLGIRLENVQVEDLGRAKRITIDKENTTIVEGEGKSSDIQGRVAQIRRLIEETTSDYDREKLQERLAKLAGGVAVINVGAATETEMKEKKARVEDALHATRAAVEEGIVPGGGVALIRVQRILDSLRFEGDERIGSDIVRRAIEFPLRQLADNAGKEGALIVEEVKKRKGNDGYNVAADSYEDLVRAGVVDPAKVTRTALQNAASISGLLLTTEGLVTEIPEKEKTVTPPAPGGMGGMDY is encoded by the coding sequence ATGGCAGCAAAACAATTACTGTTTGACGAAGAAGCTAGGCAGGCTCTCCTGCGTGGTATATCAAAACTGTCCAAGGCAGTTAAGGCGACTCTCGGTCCTTCAGGTCGAAACATTATCTTGGACAAGAAATTTGGAAGCCCAACTATCACTAAAGATGGTGTGACTGTCGCAAAGGAGATTGAGTTAGAGGACCCCTATGAAAATATGGGTGCTCAACTGGTGCGCGAAGTAGCTTCCAAAACTTCTGATTTGGCAGGTGATGGCACTACGACCGCAACGGTGCTTGCCGAGGCAATCTATCGTGAAGGGTTGAAGAATGTAACTGCAGGTGCGAACCCTACCCAAATTCAGCGTGGTATTCAAAAAGCAGTCGACGCTCTTGTTAAGGAGATTGGCCAAATTTCTAAGAAGGTTAAGGATAGCACTGAAATTGCTCAAGTGGCGACCGTTTCTGCCAACTGGGACTCTACTATTGGACAAATCATCGCCGACGCTATGGAGAAAGTTGGCAAAGATGGCACTATTACGGTCGAAGAAAACAAGTCGATTGAAACTGTCTTGGAAGTAGTAGAAGGCATGCAGTTCGATAAGGGATATCTTTCTCCATACTTTGCAACTAACACTGAAAGCATGGAAGTGGCCTTAGAGAACGCCTATGTCCTTATTCACGAGAAGAAAATTAGCAGCTTAAAAGACTTACTTCCACTGCTTGAAAAGATAGCGAAGGCTAGCCGTCCGCTTCTGGTTATTGCTGAGGATGTAGAAGGAGAAGCCTTGGCCACGCTAGTAGTGAATAAGTTACGTGGCACGCTGCAGGTTGCTGCTGTTAAGGCTCCTGGATTCGGAGATCGTCGTAAGGCGATCCTTGAAGACATCGCTGTTCTTACCGGTGGGCGTTGCCTTACAGAAGATTTAGGTATACGGCTAGAGAATGTTCAGGTCGAGGATTTAGGGCGTGCCAAGCGGATTACGATTGACAAGGAAAATACTACCATTGTGGAAGGAGAGGGTAAGAGCTCGGATATTCAGGGTCGTGTGGCTCAAATTCGTCGTCTAATCGAAGAGACTACCAGCGACTATGATCGCGAGAAGCTTCAAGAACGTCTCGCTAAACTTGCAGGAGGGGTGGCCGTCATCAATGTAGGTGCTGCTACCGAGACTGAGATGAAGGAAAAGAAGGCTCGTGTTGAGGATGCACTGCACGCTACCCGTGCGGCTGTTGAGGAAGGTATCGTTCCTGGTGGAGGGGTGGCCCTCATCCGAGTGCAGAGGATTTTGGATAGTCTCCGGTTCGAGGGAGACGAGAGAATTGGCTCAGATATTGTTCGTCGGGCCATCGAGTTCCCACTGCGTCAGTTAGCCGACAATGCTGGAAAAGAAGGCGCTTTGATTGTCGAAGAAGTGAAGAAGCGCAAAGGCAATGACGGCTATAATGTAGCTGCTGACTCCTACGAGGACCTCGTAAGAGCTGGTGTGGTAGATCCTGCCAAGGTGACTCGCACTGCACTGCAGAATGCTGCCTCTATCAGTGGACTTCTTCTCACTACGGAGGGCCTTGTTACAGAGATTCCAGAAAAAGAAAAGACAGTGACCCCGCCTGCTCCAGGTGGAATGGGAGGCATGGACTACTAG
- a CDS encoding PHP domain-containing protein, producing the protein MLYRFDFHTHSFFSTDASSSPEQLVEAAKSRGLSGIAITDHDNCQSLQYCIQNRLVREDGLPVDNFLIFPGVEVSTAEGHLLCIGGTIPNRKGAPALQVAEEIRMCGGIPVPSHPFDRWRASICPEIMDQMQLEVVEVFNAAACRRKYNQQARVYATARSLGMVAGSDAHHRTAVGTCWTTLDLERLSIASVLSQLPKATQIGGRYSPFLESLKKYSGNWFRCF; encoded by the coding sequence ATGCTTTATCGCTTTGATTTTCATACCCACTCGTTTTTTTCTACGGATGCTTCCAGCAGCCCGGAGCAGCTCGTAGAAGCTGCTAAGTCCCGTGGACTAAGTGGGATTGCCATCACTGATCACGATAATTGTCAATCTCTTCAGTATTGTATTCAAAATAGACTCGTACGGGAAGATGGTTTACCGGTAGATAATTTTTTGATCTTCCCAGGAGTAGAAGTTTCTACCGCCGAGGGACATCTGCTATGTATTGGGGGTACGATCCCTAATCGGAAGGGGGCTCCCGCCCTTCAGGTGGCGGAAGAAATTCGCATGTGTGGAGGGATCCCTGTACCTTCCCATCCTTTTGATCGATGGCGTGCCAGTATTTGTCCTGAAATTATGGATCAGATGCAATTGGAGGTAGTGGAGGTGTTCAATGCAGCGGCTTGCCGAAGAAAATATAATCAGCAAGCCCGTGTATATGCTACAGCACGTTCGCTGGGGATGGTTGCTGGGAGTGATGCTCATCACCGAACAGCCGTGGGAACGTGCTGGACAACGTTAGATTTGGAGAGGCTCTCCATCGCCAGTGTCCTATCTCAACTCCCCAAGGCTACTCAAATTGGGGGACGCTATTCCCCTTTTTTGGAGAGCCTGAAGAAATACTCTGGAAATTGGTTCCGTTGTTTCTAG
- a CDS encoding DUF1802 family protein produces MDMFPAFKEWALVCEALGNGQQNILIRKGGISEGKAGFWFRHKEFFLFPTWFHGQLEKTILRDGPFPFFVGNALEIRYLASTEWVRFVQDKAKIAKLREFHVLQDFVVQERFQNRGLGVHVALVRVFRLNPPHYIPHKTEYGGCRSWIEIPSRQNGCVLAPAVGDGVHQKCRRALEKILD; encoded by the coding sequence ATGGACATGTTTCCAGCATTTAAAGAGTGGGCGCTAGTGTGTGAAGCCCTTGGAAATGGGCAACAAAATATCTTGATTCGAAAGGGAGGGATTTCTGAAGGTAAAGCGGGGTTCTGGTTTAGACATAAAGAGTTTTTTTTGTTTCCTACTTGGTTTCATGGACAACTAGAAAAGACAATACTACGGGATGGTCCGTTTCCATTTTTTGTTGGGAATGCGTTGGAAATCCGCTATTTAGCTTCCACGGAGTGGGTGCGGTTTGTACAGGACAAGGCAAAGATCGCTAAGCTTCGTGAGTTTCATGTCTTACAGGACTTTGTGGTCCAAGAGCGCTTTCAGAATAGAGGATTGGGTGTCCACGTAGCTCTGGTACGAGTGTTCCGCTTGAATCCTCCGCACTACATTCCACATAAGACGGAATATGGTGGATGTCGCTCATGGATAGAAATTCCCTCTCGACAAAACGGCTGCGTCCTAGCTCCCGCGGTAGGTGATGGAGTGCATCAGAAATGCAGGAGAGCACTAGAAAAAATCCTCGACTAA
- a CDS encoding tyrosine--tRNA ligase, which produces MRSEIFTTLAGNCLQILSPEELEDRLGIGRPLRVKLGVDPTTPDIHLGHTIALTKLRQFQEAGHDSILIIGDFTATIGDPSGRSIARPKLTYEEAMSNALTYQKQIFKILDQERTHVVFNSKWFRAMSLEKIICLNSLVTIQQILRREDFRDRINLGLPIRLHEVQYPLMQGWDSVQVLADIELGGMDQLFNIMIGRHLQKGEGQPQQVAMLLPLLEGMDGIKKMSKSFNNAIGITETPEVMFGKLMSIPDATMGRYYELLLRDSIPPSIHPMDAKRELARRIVSKYHSQEAARTALEGFNLRFSKQNFEEVDLPSYSLGEGEHDLISTVVTVYSRCFGIYKSHGAVRRLIEQGSVRWRGEKIANPYVKLTLGSQGVLKLDRTHAVLLSV; this is translated from the coding sequence ATGCGATCCGAGATTTTTACAACTCTTGCGGGAAATTGCCTGCAGATCCTTAGCCCAGAAGAGCTAGAGGACAGACTAGGGATAGGCCGTCCTCTTAGGGTAAAACTGGGAGTAGACCCTACCACGCCAGACATCCATCTTGGACATACCATCGCTCTCACTAAACTGCGCCAGTTCCAGGAAGCAGGCCACGACAGCATTCTAATCATTGGAGATTTCACAGCCACAATCGGAGATCCTAGTGGGCGTTCGATTGCCCGTCCCAAGTTAACTTACGAGGAAGCCATGTCCAATGCTCTTACCTATCAAAAACAGATATTCAAGATTCTTGATCAGGAACGGACGCATGTTGTCTTTAACAGCAAGTGGTTCAGAGCGATGTCTCTTGAGAAGATAATCTGCCTAAACAGCCTCGTTACCATTCAGCAAATTCTCCGAAGGGAAGATTTTAGGGACCGCATAAATCTGGGATTGCCTATACGCCTCCATGAGGTTCAGTATCCGCTCATGCAAGGGTGGGATTCCGTGCAGGTCTTAGCGGACATCGAATTAGGTGGAATGGACCAGCTCTTCAATATTATGATAGGGAGGCATCTGCAAAAGGGGGAAGGGCAGCCTCAGCAGGTTGCCATGCTTCTTCCACTATTGGAAGGGATGGATGGTATCAAAAAAATGAGCAAGAGTTTTAACAACGCCATAGGTATCACGGAAACTCCGGAAGTGATGTTTGGTAAACTTATGAGCATTCCGGATGCCACAATGGGCCGCTATTATGAACTATTACTCCGCGACTCCATCCCACCTAGCATTCATCCTATGGATGCCAAGAGAGAACTCGCTCGTCGGATAGTCAGTAAATACCACTCACAGGAAGCGGCAAGGACGGCTCTGGAAGGCTTTAATCTTAGATTCAGCAAGCAAAATTTCGAGGAGGTTGACCTTCCCTCTTATTCTCTCGGAGAAGGAGAACATGATTTGATATCGACCGTCGTCACAGTCTACTCTAGGTGCTTCGGCATATATAAGTCCCACGGAGCAGTACGGCGCCTCATCGAGCAGGGTAGCGTACGATGGAGGGGGGAAAAAATTGCCAATCCGTACGTAAAACTCACCTTAGGTTCCCAGGGCGTCCTCAAGCTAGACAGAACGCATGCAGTCCTCTTGTCCGTCTAA
- the def gene encoding peptide deformylase: MILKIARYGHPVLRMRGKNVVQINRRVLQLAADMTETVIDANGIGLAAQQIGLPLQLFVLNLPRDKSCLNVVFPETGFPKLPMPIALVNPVIEPYGEIDYALEGCLSFPTIEGSYPIQGLVPRPTCVFLRALNLEGKKMEFYATGLLARAIQHEFDHLQGVLFIDRMDPDTLETLRPAVEGLLELKTG, from the coding sequence ATGATTCTTAAAATTGCTAGATATGGACATCCTGTGCTTCGCATGAGGGGTAAAAATGTTGTCCAGATAAATAGGCGTGTTCTCCAACTTGCGGCAGATATGACTGAAACTGTGATAGATGCCAATGGAATCGGCCTAGCGGCTCAACAGATAGGGTTGCCACTGCAGCTTTTTGTGTTAAACCTACCTCGGGATAAATCGTGCTTAAATGTAGTGTTCCCAGAAACAGGTTTTCCTAAGCTTCCAATGCCTATTGCGCTGGTGAATCCTGTAATCGAGCCCTATGGGGAAATAGACTATGCCCTGGAGGGATGTCTTAGTTTTCCGACTATAGAAGGATCTTATCCTATTCAGGGGTTGGTACCTCGTCCCACTTGTGTTTTTCTGCGGGCACTCAATTTGGAGGGAAAAAAGATGGAATTTTATGCCACGGGATTACTAGCCCGTGCTATTCAGCATGAATTTGACCACCTTCAAGGGGTCCTTTTTATAGACCGCATGGATCCAGATACTCTGGAAACGCTGAGACCTGCCGTGGAGGGACTGCTTGAACTCAAGACTGGTTAA